Proteins from a single region of Candidatus Parcubacteria bacterium:
- a CDS encoding hypothetical protein (Derived by automated computational analysis using gene prediction method: GeneMarkS-2+.), whose product MSAAAKQLSLKIFLGALALIIMGLWLMNLKNSIVTNEEPNLSADSFAENFNNNLKENANLVDSFSEDEKIFVNQLLVEANNLDIATDTPDSVFEEPENNNVPTETNELELPELIDSESSDFVAPVATNCPAYVNCMPTSDAEPRPCVIPPGCEGITEKVY is encoded by the coding sequence ATGAGCGCGGCCGCCAAACAATTAAGTTTAAAAATTTTTTTAGGAGCCCTGGCGTTAATTATTATGGGCCTTTGGTTAATGAACTTAAAAAACTCTATCGTTACTAACGAGGAGCCAAATTTATCGGCCGATTCTTTTGCCGAAAATTTTAATAATAATCTGAAGGAAAACGCTAATCTAGTTGATTCTTTTTCAGAGGATGAAAAGATTTTCGTTAACCAATTACTAGTGGAAGCTAACAATTTAGATATCGCTACTGATACTCCGGATTCTGTTTTTGAAGAGCCAGAAAATAACAACGTACCAACTGAAACCAATGAGCTTGAGCTCCCGGAACTTATTGATTCCGAGAGCTCTGATTTCGTTGCGCCGGTAGCGACAAATTGTCCCGCTTATGTTAATTGTATGCCCACTTCTGACGCTGAGCCTCGTCCTTGCGTGATTCCCCCCGGCTGTGAGGGGATAACTGAAAAAGTTTATTAA
- a CDS encoding nucleoside-diphosphate kinase (Derived by automated computational analysis using gene prediction method: Protein Homology.) codes for MISHPKKERTLVILKPDSVQRSLVGELVHRLERTGLKITAMKMAMATEDQCWTHYNKDEAWFLKKGANIIKNREDLGLPIEKDAEEYGKDIIRGLVAFMTSGPVVPLIFEGNQAIGIVKKIVGGTEPLTSEVGTIRGDYTLDSYELSSFDDRAVRNLIHCSDSVLEAEREIKLWFKEEEILNYRLLAEHILYDINLDGIRE; via the coding sequence ATGATTTCACATCCGAAAAAAGAACGTACTTTAGTCATCTTGAAGCCTGATTCAGTTCAGCGCAGTTTAGTTGGAGAATTAGTTCATCGTTTGGAGAGAACCGGTTTAAAAATCACCGCCATGAAAATGGCAATGGCCACTGAGGATCAGTGTTGGACTCATTATAATAAGGATGAGGCCTGGTTTCTAAAAAAAGGTGCTAACATCATTAAGAACCGTGAAGACTTGGGATTACCAATTGAGAAAGATGCCGAGGAGTACGGTAAAGATATCATCCGCGGTTTAGTGGCTTTTATGACTTCCGGACCGGTAGTGCCGTTAATTTTTGAAGGCAATCAGGCGATTGGAATTGTTAAAAAAATTGTTGGCGGCACCGAACCTTTAACTTCGGAGGTCGGAACGATTCGCGGCGACTATACTCTAGATTCTTACGAGCTCTCAAGCTTTGATGATAGGGCGGTACGGAATTTAATTCATTGTTCAGATTCTGTCCTTGAGGCCGAGCGAGAAATTAAACTTTGGTTTAAGGAAGAAGAGATTTTAAATTACCGCCTGTTAGCCGAACATATTTTATACGATATTAATTTAGACGGGATTAGAGAATAA
- a CDS encoding MBL fold metallo-hydrolase (Derived by automated computational analysis using gene prediction method: Protein Homology.), whose translation MIINWLGGLSVKLQDKTSSDGITVLINPVNAAIEAAIVAWTDPLEKNKKVKGTPFVIDCAGEYDTTGVLVEGIDSYPEEATAKNLPADNLIYRVEIDDISVVHLGALSRPLTDDQLGKLSGVDVLLVPIGGDKMIDSSQAAAVVARIEPRLVIPIGYDGEAQVEKFVKQLGVAPTREEKLRLSKRDLPQEEMELVILTN comes from the coding sequence ATGATTATTAATTGGTTGGGTGGGCTGTCTGTAAAACTACAAGATAAAACTAGTTCCGACGGAATTACGGTTCTAATTAATCCGGTTAACGCTGCTATTGAGGCGGCGATTGTCGCTTGGACTGACCCTCTAGAAAAAAATAAAAAAGTAAAAGGCACTCCTTTTGTAATTGACTGTGCTGGCGAATACGATACCACCGGCGTTTTAGTTGAAGGAATTGATAGTTATCCTGAAGAGGCAACCGCTAAAAATTTACCGGCTGATAATTTAATTTATCGAGTTGAGATTGATGATATTTCTGTTGTTCATCTGGGTGCCTTATCTCGTCCTTTAACTGATGATCAATTGGGAAAATTATCGGGAGTCGATGTTTTACTAGTTCCGATTGGCGGCGATAAAATGATTGACTCCTCGCAGGCCGCGGCAGTGGTCGCGCGAATTGAACCTCGCCTGGTTATTCCGATTGGCTACGACGGAGAAGCTCAAGTTGAAAAGTTTGTTAAGCAGTTAGGGGTGGCGCCGACACGCGAAGAAAAATTGCGATTAAGTAAAAGAGATTTGCCTCAAGAAGAAATGGAGTTAGTAATTTTAACTAATTAA
- the trpS gene encoding tryptophan--tRNA ligase (Derived by automated computational analysis using gene prediction method: Protein Homology. GO_component: GO:0005737 - cytoplasm [Evidence IEA]; GO_function: GO:0004830 - tryptophan-tRNA ligase activity [Evidence IEA]; GO_process: GO:0006436 - tryptophanyl-tRNA aminoacylation [Evidence IEA]), with amino-acid sequence MPFELKHEQIVFSGIKPSGRLNIGGYIGSLSQWLEMQEKYSCLFCVVDYHAITVKQQPEDLKKWTLELVKTYLAAGVDPKKSILFKQSDISAHTELAWILNCVAARMADLKKMTQFKEKSLGHKETASVGLFDYPVLMAADILLYQTDIVPVGEDQQQHVELARDLAKRFNSEYSRVFEIPESVVRKNGARIMSLQDPTKKMSKSENSAGCIDLLEDISEARKKIRRAVTDSDNQVKYDKKNKPAISNLLTIYSHLSRESIDDLEKKYEGKGYGEFKKDLEEVVVNFLTAFQKRYAKISDREVLKVLAAGQECAEEMAKKTLSKVKTAIGIK; translated from the coding sequence ATGCCCTTTGAGTTAAAGCATGAACAAATTGTTTTCTCGGGAATAAAACCGAGCGGCCGACTAAATATTGGCGGCTATATTGGCTCTTTAAGCCAGTGGCTCGAGATGCAGGAAAAGTATAGTTGTCTTTTTTGCGTGGTTGATTATCACGCGATTACTGTTAAGCAGCAACCGGAAGATTTAAAGAAGTGGACTTTAGAATTAGTCAAAACTTATTTAGCTGCTGGCGTTGATCCGAAAAAATCAATTCTTTTTAAACAATCTGATATTAGTGCTCACACTGAGTTAGCTTGGATTTTAAATTGTGTGGCGGCGCGCATGGCCGATTTAAAAAAGATGACTCAATTTAAAGAAAAATCATTGGGGCACAAAGAAACAGCGAGTGTCGGCTTGTTTGATTATCCGGTTTTAATGGCGGCCGATATTTTGCTTTATCAAACTGATATTGTCCCGGTTGGTGAAGATCAACAGCAACATGTGGAGCTGGCGCGCGATTTAGCTAAACGTTTTAATAGTGAATATAGTCGCGTCTTTGAGATTCCTGAATCTGTGGTGCGAAAAAATGGCGCTCGTATTATGAGTCTGCAAGATCCGACGAAAAAAATGAGTAAGAGTGAAAATAGTGCTGGCTGCATTGACCTCTTAGAAGATATTTCTGAAGCCAGAAAAAAAATTAGACGAGCAGTGACTGATTCTGATAATCAGGTAAAATACGATAAGAAAAATAAACCAGCGATTTCCAATCTACTCACTATTTATTCCCATCTTAGCCGGGAGAGCATTGATGATTTAGAGAAGAAATATGAAGGGAAGGGCTATGGGGAATTTAAAAAAGATTTAGAAGAGGTGGTGGTTAATTTTTTAACTGCTTTCCAAAAAAGGTATGCCAAAATTTCCGACCGTGAGGTCTTAAAAGTTTTAGCGGCTGGCCAAGAATGCGCCGAGGAGATGGCTAAAAAAACTTTAAGTAAAGTAAAGACTGCGATCGGAATAAAATAG